The following is a genomic window from Trachemys scripta elegans isolate TJP31775 chromosome 7, CAS_Tse_1.0, whole genome shotgun sequence.
AGGCAGTTCAAGAGAGCTGTGACTGATGCCATCATGTCACGCCGCGCCATTCGCAACATGAACACTCTGTAAGTATTCAGTTGGAGAGAAATTGCTTCTATAGAGTGAAATCTGTTACAGTAGGGCCTAAAGGCATTGGGCAGGGCACCGCacagacccctcaccccctcgactggggtggggaggaccaCATTgagccaggcgctgcacagagaCCTAGGGAGATGGCgtttgtcccaaagagtttacatttgaaatagacaaagggtggaagcaggaaacaggcacagagaggggaaagaacttgcccaaggtcagtggcagagctgggagtagaatccagatttcctgactcccagtccagtccTCTGGCCACAAGACCACACAGCCATGTTTGCAATGAATCTCTCTGGCCCTTTAAGCTTCATTAATACAGGAGAATTCCGCATTAGAGCAGTCTGGCTTAAGACACTCAATCCAGTGTACAGCTTGTTAGAGGCCTAGTGGGTCACAGCTTATCTAGCGCAACCCCTCAGTCCTGTCCCATCCAGTTTGCAGTGCCCTGGGCAAGACGCCTTCCCTTGGGGGTGGGTGGACTGTCTCACATAGATCTCCCTGCTatccaacctaaatttccctttgcTTAATTATCTCTGTTATAGCCCCCGCTCCTTCATTGGCATCACTGCCCTTGTAGATCATCAGAGAATATGTACATTACTGCCTCTTAAAACTCTACTGCCTCCCCAGATATCCTGATGCCACTCCAGAAGAGCTTCAGGCCATGGATAATGTGTGCATTATCTGCCGGGAGGAGATGGTGATGGGTGCTAAACGCCTGCCATGCAACCACATATTCCACACCAGGTGAGGAAAAGCTAATACTTCTGCCCACGCAGCTGCTTGCAGATGGCTTTCTTTGTGGTGTGGAGTTGGCTGCCAAAGGCATGAAAATCCAAGCCTTGTCCTTGTATAATTGAGAAGCCAGGGCATGGTAACTTCCTCCTTGCTGTAAGGTGCATGGTGCCAGGGAAGAATCTAACAACTAAAAAGGATTTGTAAAGGAATTCAGCCCCCTCTGCTGTAGATCTATCTCTTCTTAACTGTGAGGCCTGGTCATTGCTGTCTGGAGGCCTGTGAGTTGGTGGCTCCAAGTTCGGTCCCTAGCGAGCAGGTCCATGTAATAAATACCATCTCTGTTGAGAAGCCATGGATTGAATGGGTCTACACAGGCTGAAATCTCTTCACTTCTCCGTCTACCCATGGCAAGAGTGAGAAACAATAACAGGGGAGGGTGTCTCCAGCTAATTGTCGGGACTGTGTGTAAATCCTATGCCCTGAAAAGGTAACCTGTTTAATGAGCCAATCTTAACCAGgtggcctctgccccctccacagCTGCCTGCGTTCCTGGTTCCAGCGGCAGCAGACCTGCCCCACCTGCCGCATGGACGTCCTCcgtgcctccctccccactcagtCCCAAACGCCACCTGAGCAACAGGAGCAagcgcagcagcagcaacagcagccacCGCCGCACCATACTCCACTGATTCCCCAGCCGCCTAACTGTGAGTACAGCTGCTCTGGACACCAAGCCAGCAGGGCTGAGCAGTTTCTCAGTAATCCTGTCCTGATACCATTCATTCCAGATGGAAATCACTGCAGCCACCTCCAGGGTGAGGTGCAGCAGCTGTTGATACTTGGACTCCTTGCCCAGCACTGAAAAATTGAAGTGTATTACTTTGTTGTACTACTGAATGTACCTTGTTTGCGCCAAACTCTGCCTTCAGTTATACACACAACAACATTACAATGCATTGGGCCATATGGGAGTAACCAAAGACATTTGGCCTTTTAGCTTCTCTGTCATTAGAAGGAAAGTAAGAGCATAGTGTAATGGAGAGGGATTGTGTAATTCTTAGAGCAacagactgggaatcaggactcctggattatTCCCCCTCCAGAAGCAGGAAcagatggggtgtgggggtgctgagaatcAGGACTCCACTTTGCCACTGTGCATAAGTGtacctctgtaaaatggatagTACACTGACCTACCTCCCCTGAGGCTTTTTTAATGTCATAAGTGCCTTAAGCCCCTTGGCTGGAAGGTGCTGGAGAAATGTAATGTCTGTCTGGCATCTCTTCTCTATGGGtcacccacccacttctctcCTTCACTCCGCAGTCCCCCAAGGAATCCTGCCCCCGTTTCCTCCTGGGATGTTCCCTCTCTGGCCTCCCATAGGTCCATTTCCTCCAGTGCCTGGTGTCCAACCACCCAACAATGCAGAGAATCCCTCTGCTGCTTCCAGTGCACCCTCCACTTCAGGCATTCAAACAACAGGTGAGAAGCCACAGAGTCTAACCTTCTCCTTCATGCCATCCCTGGTGTAGGCTTCCTTCTCACTGCCCTGCCAACATACTTCAACTGTGACCTGCTTCTGGTTCTCCCCAGCCCATTTGGTTCTAGACCTGTAAAttgagactgccagcaaggagGCCAGTTATACCAGTCGTGGGTTTGGACAGAGACTCACCAACAGACCACAGAGTTGCCACAAGATGAAAACAGCTTTGACACTATTGATCTGCGGCTGGTCCCCTAAAGGGGAAAAGACCCTATATCCCATTGGCTGGCTCAGGAGGTCAGGAAATCTCCCCAGTCTGGGGCTGGATTGGAGCTGGTGCCCCTAGAGAGAAAAAGTTCTGTatttccacaccccccccccccccccaagtagcTAGTCTCCACCCCTGGGCCAGGTTGGAACTGGCACCCCTAGAGATGAAAGGCTTTATATCCCCTTACCTTCTTGACATTATTTTATATTGTGGGATTAACTAACATTGACCCGAGAAAGATACCCAAGTGTTGTGTGTTTGAAGACATGCTGAAACCTCATTGGCTATGTGTAAAGCGGTGGATGGGCATAAATGTACCATGACAGTTTAACCAGGCTACTATCTCTTCTTTGTTCCCTTCACCCTCTGCAGGGAGTACCTCGAGACCTGGTGGTGATTCAGCATCTGGATCTGACACTGCCCCTGTGGGAGCAGTGCCTggctttcccttccctcccccatggaTGGGAATGGCATTGCCACCTCTATTTGGTAAGCTTGGGTGGCTTCTTCCAGCCAGGGCTGGATGGGGGAAGGAAGTTCCTCTACTGGGagcatggggagggagaagaaaatatCCAAACTTTGTCTCTAAGGGCCAAATTAGCAACTTGCCAAGAGCATGGTCATATCTTCTTCAGTAAATTGATAGATTTCACCACTAATTAAAACCTTGTCCATTGGAGAGGGAGTCAGGAAGCTTGCCTTGAGTCCTCTCTTACAGACCATCTGTTTTCCTTCTGAACAGGCTTCCCTCCCATGCCTGTGCCACCCGCCGGGTTTGCTGGGTTGACAGATGAAGAGCTCCGTGCCATGGAAGGCCATGACCGGCAGCATCTGGAAGCCAGGCTCCAGTGTCTGCAGAACATCCACACGCTCCTAGATGCAGCCATGTTACAGATAAACCAGTATCTCACCGTTCTGACGACCATTGGGTAACTATCAGTAGTGTGGCAGGGTGTGAGACCTTGTACTCTATCGGACACATGGTGCAACCACTGACTTGACCATAATCCATCCAGCTCTGTGTTGGATCCATCTAGCTTAGTGACAGCATATTGTAATTCCATGTGATTCCAAACTGCTGGCTCCCTGTCCTCACAATGCTAAAAGTGGGTGGTCTTCATTGGTGATAACAGGTGCCCAAAGCTTGTACCACCAATGTGGAGCCTAGGAGATAGagtgctgggctgggactgaggagacCTGTATTCTACTccaactctgccactggtcttgagtttccccatctgtaaaatgagaataattgtACTGAccacctttgtgaagtgctttgagatctgctgatgaaaagtgccatgtaagATCTAGGGATTATGTACAAACCTCAACCCATGACGTAGGTCAGTAACCATCTGCATGGTGCAAATAGGGGTCCTGAAGCAGAGCGGTGGAGAAGCTATTGCCATAGATAGCTTCTCAGAGCAAGGGTGAGAACTCAGGAGTTTCGGTTCCTGGTAATACCTCCTTTTTATAGCACTGAGTAGATACTTTAAGGCCTGCTTGCTTATATGGAAAATTAGCACTGAAGCGTGGAGACGCCCTTATTCCTATCCTTGGGCAGGAATAAGCCTGCACTGGAAGAGCTGGAAGATGCAGTTGCACTTGCACTCCGGCCAAGATTCTGCTCACCACCCTGTGAAAGGAAACATGGGCTAGGAAAGCAGAGTTTGGAAGCCAGAAGTGTGTTCTTGTGGCTGACACTGTACTGGGACTCTGATCAGGGTTCAAGTCCTGGCTCAGCTACAGATATCCTGTGTGAGTTGGGGCACTTCTCTCTCTTTGCCTTAGCTTTGCTATACATAAAGAGAAGGGTGGTAATCCTTTGTGTCTCTcatccatttagattgtaagctgttctGGGCAGGCACTCTTTTTATTACACTAgataaaaagggagggagggatagctcagtggtttgagcattggcctgctaaacccagggttgtgagttcaatccttgagggggccacttggggatctggggcaaaatcagtacttggtcctgctagtgaaggcagggggctggacttgatgacatttcaaggtcccttccagttctaggagatgggatatctccattaattattattattattatttatttatttattaattagatTAAAAAAGGGCTTGgatatggatatcaagaatattGAGAGTTTGTCATGACAGCAAAAATTTTGTAGGGGACGTTGAACTTCCTACTTCATTGCTTAAGCCAATGTGGGAGGGGCAGATTACCCTATATCTGCCTACTGTGAGGTTCTTGCACCTGATTCTGAAGCGCTTCAGTCCTGGCCATtgttggagacaagatactggactagatagaccaaGGGTCTGATTCAGTCTGACAGTTCTTTGTAAAGTTTTGTTAGGGCCCTGATCTCATCTGGGGCCTCTAAGTGATAGTATACTACAAAGAATTAATCATGGTCTGTTTATAGCTCTCCACGTTGTAACCCTCTTCTGGCTTCCCCTCTGGACAGGTCACCCCGTCCTACGCAGCTGCCAAGCTCCCTAAACACTTCGACCTCCTCTCAAGAGACACccaccagagaatccaccactttcaaTTCACCCGACAGTACCTCTTCCCCAGGGACCTCTCCAGCAGTGGCAGCAGTGGAACCAGACTCAACAGGTCAAACAGGTAGACGGAAGTCCTCCTTGTTGTAGGACCTTGTAGTGCGAAGCCTCACAGTGTCGCTGTTAGCCACATGATCTAGGAACAAGACCTAACCCATTCCCTAAGGAACCTTACAGAGAGCCAGAAGTTGTAGTAACAGGCTTTAGCAGCTGATGGCACTTGGCTGCACCATGTTCATCCTAGGTGCAGCACATCTACTGACTGTGCAGGGTACAGCTGCATCCAGGATAGGCAGCATCTGTCATGCTGGTGTGTGTCCCAGCTGAGGGTTTGCTGCTGAATGAGACAGGCCAGGTGGCTGTCCCTTTAAGTGCTAATGGACACATTTGGCTGTCCTAAAGTAGTGGTTCTAAGTCCCTTAGGAGCGTGGGGAAACAAAGGAATCTGGTGGATGTCAACCTCTGATGATTTCCTCCCCCGTTGCTGTCTCAGATGATCCATCTGGATTGGTGGGTGCAGAGGGATACACAGAGCCAGCCGGGCACGAGGAAGAAGAGGAGCAGCCTTTACCGGGGGAGCCTGACACAGCTGAGCTTCGCAGGCGCCGGCTTCAGAAACTGgaatcctcctctcccccttcccattgacacccctcccacccccctttcctAAGTACCTTGTCTTGCCTGGGTTACCGTTTGACACTgactttttcttttgaaaagcagCGTGTGCGGTGGTGGTTGGGGATGCAACAAGAGAAATGAGACTCTGCCATCGCTCTGTTTAGAATGTTCTAACCTGCACCAAGTGCTGACTTGACATGAGAGTGCTAGGGCCGCTATGCTGGGGCTCAGAATTGACTCTTTAATCTGCCATGgtttctaatttaaaaacaaaaacaacaacaacaaaaacccaccgCCCAGTCTGCAGCTGTCCTCTCTCTGATGTGCACATTCAGTCATACCCACCTGTGCACTAACTGTTCTAATTCCAGAGCCTTCCCAGCAGCATTCCCTGAAAAGCAGGGTCCTTCTACAAAACACGATGCACAGGGCTGAGGTGGTCAGACCCCGGGGACTTCCGTGGTGTGCCACTTAACTGCAGTGGGCATATCTATTGTTTAGAAagctgcccttcctccccccatccacCTAACAGGAGTTAGGTGGCAACTTTTCAAAATAGTTCTCTTCTGCTTTAACCGGGTTCTTTCTACCTCTGTGGCATTCATGTGGCGGCTGGCCTCCATCCTCAAGCAATGCCTTCTGGGCTCATCCTAACAATGTTAATGTCTAGCTGAAGGAAGTCCATAAGAAACATGCTCCCATCATGAAAGGGGGAAAGACGTGCATTTCCTTAACAAACTACCCATGGAAGGATACCTGTAAGTGAGCAGTGTCTCAGCTTTATATGTAGGAGCAATGTATGTAGGTGACTCAGTTCAAGGTGAGAGGAGTTCATGAAACACACTTGTCGTCCCCTGCTAATACTCAGCCAGAACTCCCAAGACAGTTAAGCCTAAGGATGGCAGGATCCAGACCCTAGGTGTTTCTGATAGTCATTGCTAGTTTGGCTTGGTTTGTGGTGGGGTAAAGTTAAAACGTCAACCATCGCTTCTGCTTTATACCTTTTTTTGAATTTATTTGTGTTGAGTGAGGAGCACTGAATGGAGTAGTGGACGCTGTGGGAGAGTTGTGAGATTGCTTTAAAGTCCatttttaactttatttcctCTCTGCGTGCTCTAGTGTGGGTGGAGATCAACATTCTGCATCATCTGAGGAAGCCCAGTGGGGGCTCTCGCAATCTAGAATTTAACTTAGTGCAAATGACTTCAGTATTGATCACAAACTGTGATGCTTAAAGAGTTTTATCCAAATGGCATTAGGATGATCATCTTAGAAGGGGATGATCGTGCAGTTAAAACCCCTCCCCTGGGTTACACTGCTCAAATATTCATCCCAGCAAGAACAACATCTTCTGGATGTAGAATGGAGTCTGCTAGACCTTTGAAACCGGAGTATTGATTTGCCTGTGTTTAGCAATGAATCTATGCTGATGGCACAGATAGCAAAGAATTTAGAAGTTAGTCAGATGTAGTTAAATATTCCCCCCTTCTCTGTGCCCCACGACCAGAGAAGCACTTGTCATGTTTCCCGTATCGAAGAATTGGAGAAATTGCAGTAGCCATGGCTACTCAATGACACTTCTGGCCTTTGATACTCTCTAATGTTGGAGCTTTCACATGCTTTATTCATCATAGTCACACTTTAATTGCTAAGGAGTTGAGAGATGAAATGCCTCTTCACCTCCAGTCTTACTTGGAAGCGAATGAGCCAACCTCATCCTTTGTGATTCTACTTAAGTCCATGCTTTTATGCCTGGGATGAAAATGGCTTATTGGCCAGGTTCATGTTGTTCTGTCTGTATGCAGGCCATGGTCCCGTAGCCATCTTCTGTGAATTGTTCCCATGGATCTTGTACAGCTCCTGGCACCACCGTCAGGTTCTCTAAGAGCTGCTTTCAAGACACAAAACAGTCACCTCTGCTCTTTGTTCTTTTTTATAGCAGTGGCCTAACAACTTCAGAAGAGTTTATTAAGGGTTGAATGGACTCTTGTTGATTGACAGTATTAGTGGTGGAACTCCTATAGGAAAATACCTTTACTTTGGATAAATAAGTAGAAACTTCCCATTAGCAATGAGACCCTACTCATCCAGTCTGTTTTACTACCAAGACTCTGTAGGTCAATTAAAGGACATTAGGCTAATTGATATAAGAACATATGACTTTATGGGTTTGTTACTTGTAGCACCTTCACATATGTTAGATTTTTAGTAACTCCTCTGCAATCTGTCCAGCCTAGTTCTTTCCCCAGATCCTTGCTTGCATACCAACGCACCTTAAAAAACTAACACCAAATTCAAAAATTTTTGGATTGATGTAAGCAAGCAATTAAAGCGTGGTTATGGACCATGAGTTTGTTCAGTCTGTTAGTAATCAGCTGGAAAAGGCTCTTGGCTACCTTGGCCATTACGATAGGCTACTTCTGTCCCTTTTTGTGTGAGcctatagaattttaaaaacaggacaaaTAGGTTAAGACAACAGGCAAAGATATTAAAGTCCTTAAACACTgtgtttcaaaaatgtaatttgaGAGGACTAATATGACTTGTAATTGTTTGACACGTCTCCTGAGTGTAAGTCATGACAGGAGGatcacttaagtgacttaggagcaccagtcctgttgactttcagtgggactggcGGTCCTAAAAGTCCCCGAGtgatttgaaaatcccatccaataGAGTTATGTGAACTCACATACCTAATGCAAACATAATACAGTATACGCACCCCTGTATCTAAAGGGATATCAGCTTAATGGGGAACTAAGCCATGGGCTGGATTTAGATAGGAGAGGTAATGAAGGGTTAAGTAAGCATTTTTAGTATAAGGAAGATGCTCTACAACAGGCAATAGATTACATTATAGAACCAGCACTAAATGAGTCCTAAaattcctctcttcccctcccctccccacccaaaaacACAAAAATTGTGTGCGTGGTGACCCTAAACCGTTGTTTGCTATTCAGTTTACTTTAATTCAGCAGTTGGTATAACCCTTCAGTGCTTCTCTTTAAGTGGCTTCTAATCATACACCTATCTCAGGGAAACAATCCAGAGACTGCACTTAAGGGTTGTAAATTCAGTTAATAATTGAGTTCCTTCTGAAGAAGGGCAAAAGTAGTtaaagatttatatttttaaaacatagatCGTGTTTTTGTTGGAGGCACATCAGGATTACAATACTGGTTTGGATGGGAGTCCCAGCCACCGAGAATTAGAACTGAGCATTGAGGACGGGAGGGGGTGACTGTGACAAGGGATGGTGATATCTGGCAGACAGCTAGGATCCTGGTGTTCTGGTGGGGAGAGGGTATCAAAAGGCAACCAGGTTGCATATCACTTTGTAGCAAGACAGTGGGCTAAACTTGCATTTGGTGTAATAACTATGCATTCCCTCCCTTCTTTATATCCAAACCTTAAGAAAGAAAAACTTGGTTTTAAGAAAGACCAACAACAAAAAGCATGAGTAAAATCCATACATAAATGCAGACTCCTCTGTGAGTGTGGATCGAGAACCTCCTGTTCTCTGGCCATGGAACATGAAGTAGTGAGagactgcattttttttcttttttaaagggtgCTGCATGCTTGAAACATGTGCATTTCCTTCAGTGAGCAGAGAGGCCTTTTCTTCATTCTATAAAGGGATAAGATCAGTCAACTCAGAATTTGACATGTGGTCCTCATATATCCTGTTTGATTTTTAATGCTGAgcgtcccctcccctcccctcctccatgccCCCAAAATAACTTGTTTGGCCCCTTACCAGAAATAACTATGGTAATATGAGGAACTCTGCAATAACAAGCCAGCCTACATAAACATCTTTAATTCAGTGCTGGGTGTGCGGAAGAGGAGAAAACTTGGTCTCATACTTCCAGCGATTGCTTaaaaggtgtttttgttttttgttttttaaatatgccaTATgtcctgtttaaaattaaattgtttgaATTTAAAGGTGGGAATAGTTTAGGGAAGCATCCATATTTTATGTTTTCAATTTCAATAAAATGACTATTTAGCAGAGGATGTGCTAAACTGTGCCACACATTCCATGATATTTGCATCATTTAGGAGTTTATTTACATACATAAATGAAGAGGAAAATACATAAATGGGGAGACCATTGGGAAATGTTCATGGCCTATATTCATCCCAATGGTTTCCTTTAACTTCTTTCATTGTTTTGTGTGTTGCAGAGTTGTGTTGGAGGTGAAGAGGGTTTGGATAATTATTTAATTTGTAAAtattgtgtacatttttaatagcttAAATTGTATATACAGCAAAATAAAACTTGCTTTAAAGATGGTGTAGTGCTTTGATAGTTTTGGAGGGGAAGCGTTAGGCAGCCTTGCCTACAAGTGGTGATACCAACTCTCCCTATAGTAAGTACACAACCCTACTAATCCATTGCCTTCCTTAAGTGACTGAAGATGATTTAATACTGAAAGCAGGCACAAAAGTGGTAGGATGCCTGATTTTCCTACATGGTTCTGCCCTTACTGCGGGGGAAATGAGGGAGGAGGCCAGCACCAAGTTTTGTAATTTCTTTGttcttctagggttaccatatttaacaaataaaaaaagaggaccctccacggggccctggccccgcccatttcccacccccagcctgtcccttctccgccccaaccccaccccttcctccctcccactcccagccacacgaaaagggctgcctgagcgctaccggcttcatggtttgccggacagcccccagaccctgcgccctcggccggcgcttccccagcgcagctggagcccgggaggggaagcgcccgcccgggggcgcagggtctggaggctgcccggcaaaccgtgaagccggtagcgctcgggcttcgggcggcccccatgcctccggactctGCGCTGCTGGAGCctaggaggggaagtgcccggccggcggctggggtccggaggcaagggggctgcctcaagcccatagcgctcgggcagctcggctcttaaacagagccgaagagtcgggagGAGCAGAGTAGcggcgggaggggaagtgcccggccggcattttcccggacatgttcggctttttggcaattccccccggacgggggtttgattaccaaaaagccggatgtgtccgggaaaaaccggacgtatggtaaccctagttcttcagtttacatttctgtaaaatgaggataatagttaCCACCTGGCCAATGCCCTAGAGTAGGGGTAGTCtgttttgtcaaggtccaaatttcttggtcaaagaTATAGTCAAGgcctccagagaaaataataagtaaataagatTTCAGGGTCTATTCAAAAGCATTTGGTGATCCccagtccacctattgactacccctgcccgTGAGTAACATAAGGCTTAATGTTGCAAATACAAAGTGTAACACTGATAGGTTTAGGTGCCTCCCTTCGTCTCCAGCTCACAAACACCTGCGGTGGTGGCAAGTGGGAgactcttaggctatgtctacaccaccgcggtaagtcgacctacgctacaCACCTCCAGCTATGCCAATAACTCGACataccttaggttgagttaccaCGGGGTTGTTGggagtagagtacaggggtcaactgcagagcgatctgctgttgatgtggcaggtcttcactagacctgctaaatcaactgccGGTGGATTGATCCCATAGCCTTGATCCCGATTGTAGGGTAGATATAGCCTTAGCAACTTGGTGAAAGACAGGATAGAGTTAATCTTCTTTACTTCTCCTGCAGACTACATGTGGAGACTTCACACAGTGGCAAAGGAGTCCATTGGCCACATAATTGATTGTCCCCTCTAGACCTTCTTTAACCAGGCCTCTATGGTTCCCTTTTGTCTTCTAATCTTAAAACTAGAGCTGGTG
Proteins encoded in this region:
- the SYVN1 gene encoding E3 ubiquitin-protein ligase synoviolin isoform X3 encodes the protein MFRTAVMMAASLALTSVVVAHAYYLKHQFYPTVVYLTKSSPSMAVLYIQAFVLVFLLGKFMGKVFFGQLRAAEMEHLLERSWYAVTETCLAFTVFRDDFSPRFVALFTLLLFLKCFHWLAEDRVDFMERSPNISWLFHFRIISLMLLLGVLDFLFVSHAYHSILTRGASVQLVFGFEYAILMTMVLTIFIKYILHSVDLQSENPWDNKAVYMLYTELFTGFIKVLLYMAFMTIMIKVHTFPLFAIRPMYLAMRQFKRAVTDAIMSRRAIRNMNTLYPDATPEELQAMDNVCIICREEMVMGAKRLPCNHIFHTSCLRSWFQRQQTCPTCRMDVLRASLPTQSQTPPEQQEQAQQQQQQPPPHHTPLIPQPPNFPQGILPPFPPGMFPLWPPIGPFPPVPGVQPPNNAENPSAASSAPSTSGIQTTGSTSRPGGDSASGSDTAPVGAVPGFPFPPPWMGMALPPLFGFPPMPVPPAGFAGLTDEELRAMEGHDRQHLEARLQCLQNIHTLLDAAMLQINQYLTVLTTIGSPRPTQLPSSLNTSTSSQETPTRESTTFNSPDSTSSPGTSPAVAAVEPDSTGQTDDPSGLVGAEGYTEPAGHEEEEEQPLPGEPDTAELRRRRLQKLESSSPPSH
- the SYVN1 gene encoding E3 ubiquitin-protein ligase synoviolin isoform X2, whose translation is MDRLGGAAGRWAGEMFRTAVMMAASLALTSVVVAHAYYLKHQFYPTVVYLTKSSPSMAVLYIQAFVLVFLLGKFMGKVFFGQLRAAEMEHLLERSWYAVTETCLAFTVFRDDFSPRFVALFTLLLFLKCFHWLAEDRVDFMERSPNISWLFHFRIISLMLLLGVLDFLFVSHAYHSILTRGASVQLVFGFEYAILMTMVLTIFIKYILHSVDLQSENPWDNKAVYMLYTELFTGFIKVLLYMAFMTIMIKVHTFPLFAIRPMYLAMRQFKRAVTDAIMSRRAIRNMNTLYPDATPEELQAMDNVCIICREEMVMGAKRLPCNHIFHTSCLRSWFQRQQTCPTCRMDVLRASLPTQSQTPPEQQEQAQQQQQQPPPHHTPLIPQPPNFPQGILPPFPPGMFPLWPPIGPFPPVPGVQPPNNAENPSAASSAPSTSGIQTGSTSRPGGDSASGSDTAPVGAVPGFPFPPPWMGMALPPLFGFPPMPVPPAGFAGLTDEELRAMEGHDRQHLEARLQCLQNIHTLLDAAMLQINQYLTVLTTIGSPRPTQLPSSLNTSTSSQETPTRESTTFNSPDSTSSPGTSPAVAAVEPDSTGQTDDPSGLVGAEGYTEPAGHEEEEEQPLPGEPDTAELRRRRLQKLESSSPPSH
- the SYVN1 gene encoding E3 ubiquitin-protein ligase synoviolin isoform X1, with protein sequence MDRLGGAAGRWAGEMFRTAVMMAASLALTSVVVAHAYYLKHQFYPTVVYLTKSSPSMAVLYIQAFVLVFLLGKFMGKVFFGQLRAAEMEHLLERSWYAVTETCLAFTVFRDDFSPRFVALFTLLLFLKCFHWLAEDRVDFMERSPNISWLFHFRIISLMLLLGVLDFLFVSHAYHSILTRGASVQLVFGFEYAILMTMVLTIFIKYILHSVDLQSENPWDNKAVYMLYTELFTGFIKVLLYMAFMTIMIKVHTFPLFAIRPMYLAMRQFKRAVTDAIMSRRAIRNMNTLYPDATPEELQAMDNVCIICREEMVMGAKRLPCNHIFHTSCLRSWFQRQQTCPTCRMDVLRASLPTQSQTPPEQQEQAQQQQQQPPPHHTPLIPQPPNFPQGILPPFPPGMFPLWPPIGPFPPVPGVQPPNNAENPSAASSAPSTSGIQTTGSTSRPGGDSASGSDTAPVGAVPGFPFPPPWMGMALPPLFGFPPMPVPPAGFAGLTDEELRAMEGHDRQHLEARLQCLQNIHTLLDAAMLQINQYLTVLTTIGSPRPTQLPSSLNTSTSSQETPTRESTTFNSPDSTSSPGTSPAVAAVEPDSTGQTDDPSGLVGAEGYTEPAGHEEEEEQPLPGEPDTAELRRRRLQKLESSSPPSH